One Littorina saxatilis isolate snail1 linkage group LG1, US_GU_Lsax_2.0, whole genome shotgun sequence genomic window carries:
- the LOC138982356 gene encoding mediator of RNA polymerase II transcription subunit 12-like, whose protein sequence is MAEKSSFLSNKVTEDAVPFSVAGTDPGGGEVVQTRPSMASASYRHHGQFYENPPGPSLPGQPQPSGPQSSNTSSRPWQVPGGSQQSRGQVPGTPSDRPLPTQQSPGSQRQARGAHERIHPGSTQPSQSPDARGFPELSSSSYSSSPGRLQHRGVGSPDEDDFQRDVIKGVSVALQSAITDEGYASHCDPQKPSPSSTSPEEFSKSTSLVPVALDSDEEMEKYRYKFPKKLKIDYYDAMILYQDDDKPAVETFLKRVNAEVLLLKRHKPCLVLYDEILPDSGMTPIGQLDLVLPYCTYVLLYVTKEFCTDAWSEFSSQTCLMDAIDNAERRWSVVPIFTEPKRTRTFRVPPSIRSLKGIQYWSEDKFYVDSLRKLLEDKVNIRLENERKHRVDRQLWIKQKKGIEMREADEERQRKLHAEKVEKSETERHRQKMLAQEQAFQQKLAEENKQHQSSAGDAFKKYPEQYFGSHKQESQRHHRQVQLQTPDEFMKAYGDQYSLPQRDDSFQYMQYMQYCYQQGHYSHGSVGSLLPPKPGSVPANLDQFGKTGYSGSFPSLLHTYSVPTDGVSGQFSCPPQPFQYPENKSSSSPEHPAGKQMWPSSSMAPQAYYLHPRFSEAGSPQRENLFEGLPCPSKSLGEYGSMPGSGRSHAFQSQGEEPSRMSQSMPSVFGSGQPPTSVAHAEKDASAVGAVQQHLAGVGLMETEDGDERNARSGAMQSSEDSSQLEGSDKSDLVGDNPPESYPPGLGCPGYPPVTRLRHVGQAGFSESVEEPPLVAQGPAHHAESRSRAEPAWREGHQCVSPQYSAAGYGAGRGAPSVLQTQHYPQRHPYSPQPGHPGFQHPGYGPHTQQHTHQHYSPHPLAGPGAGAYTPAGYSSQHGYPPPFYPAYQGEHYPRLEQPPPQPPRQPFQQPPLSFPGQQPPTVLHYHYHDRGEPSPGTTVNYIKKVDQLMMGNEVNVRETRSRPSREQGEVFRNDDEHHPSTEEPNDGDEVQHTEDTSRGDMPSGGPSSLGSPPASRLTQPADQNIASRLTDTVSQDRSRVSSVSSAHHQEEPQPFTSGFRDLPTSHPQSHDVPSSCYPSESSTLRQQGRGVEQWHQQYEQEQETDLKRFIAGPSEDESMGDCDDGETDLKSKRESP, encoded by the exons ATGGCAGAGAAGAGTAGTTTCCTTAGCAACAAAGTCACTGAAGATGCAGTACCTTTTTCAGTGGCAGGAACAGACCCAGGAGGTG GGGAGGTTGTTCAGACGAGGCCTAGTATGGCATCAGCATCATACCGTCATCATGGACAGTTCTATGAGAATCCACCTGGGCCCTCTCTGCCAGGGCAACCTCAGCCTTCTGGGCCACAAAGTTCGAACACTTCGTCACGCCCTTGGCAAGTCCCTGGCGGTTCTCAACAGTCAAGAGGTCAAGTGCCTGGGACACCGTCAGATAGACCACTGCCTACACAGCAGTCACCAGGGAGTCAGAGACAGGCAAGAGGTGCACATGAAAGAATACATCCAGGTAGCACTCAGCCAAGTCAGTCGCCAGATGCTCGAGGCTTTCCAGAACTTTCTTCATCCTCATACTCATCATCTCCAGGGAGGTTACAGCACAGGGGTGTTGGATCTCCAGATGAAGATGACTTTCAGAgagacgtcatcaaaggtgtTAGTGTTGCTCTCCAAAGCGCAATCACCGATGAAGGTTATGCCTCACACTGTGACCCACAGAAGCCCAGTCCTTCATCTACATCTCCGGAAGAGTTTTCTAAGAGTACAAGTCTGGTGCCTGTAGCACTTGACAGTGATGAAGAGATGGAGAAATACAGGTACAAGTTCccaaagaaactaaagattgATTACTACGACGCTATGATTTTGTACCAGGATGATGACAAGCCAGCTGTGGAGACATTTCTCAAACGTGTGAACGCTGAAGTGTTGTTGCTGAAGAGACACAAGCCATGCCTGGTTTTGTATGATGAGATCCTGCCTGACTCTGGAATGACCCCTATAGGTCAGCTCGACCTAGTTCTGCCTTACTGCACATACGTACTTTTGTATGTTACAAAAGAGTTCTGTACAGATGCTTGGTCAGAATTCTCTAGCCAGACATGTCTTATGGATGCAATTGACAATGCAGAACGCAGATGGTCTGTTGTCCCAATATTTACTGAACCCAAGCGCACCAGAACGTTCAGAGTCCCCCCAAGCATCAGATCCTTGAAAGGTATACAGTACTGGAGTGAAGACAAGTTTTATGTTGATTCTCTGAGAAAGCTGCTTGAAGATAAAGTAAACATAAGGttagagaatgagagaaagcaCAGAGTTGACCGACAGCTTTGGATCAAGCAGAAGAAAGGGATAGAAATGCGTGAAGCTGATGAAGAACGGCAGAGAAAATTACATGCAGAAAAAGTGGAAAAGTCTGAAACTGAGAGGCATCGTCAGAAGATGTTAGCACAGGAACAGGCTTTCCAGCAAAAATTAGCTGAGGAAAACAAGCAGCACCAGAGCAGTGCTGGGGACGCTTTCAAGAAATATCCTGAGCAGTACTTTGGGTCACACAAACAGGAAAGTCAAAGGCACCACAGACAAGTGCAGCTCCAGACACCAGATGAGTTCATGAAGGCTTATGGCGATCAGTACTCACTGCCACAGAGAGATGACAGTTTCCAATACATGCAATATATGCAGTACTGTTACCAGCAAGGACATTATTCACATGGTTCTGTGGGTTCTTTGTTGCCACCAAAGCCAGGGTCTGTCCCAGCTAATCTGGACCAGTTTGGAAAGACAGGCTACTCTGGGTCTTTTCCTTCCCTGCTCCATACCTACAGCGTCCCCACGGATGGGGTGAGCGGTCAGTTCTCCTGCCCTCCCCAGCCGTTCCAGTATCCAGAGAAtaagtcatcatcatcacctgAACACCCGGCTGGTAAGCAGATGTGGCCAAGCAGCAGCATGGCTCCACAGGCATATTATCTGCACCCCAGATTTTCAGAGGCTGGAAGCCCTCAGCGGGAGAATCTTTTTGAGGGGCTGCCCTGTCCATCAAAAAGTCTGGGGGAGTATGGGAGCATGCCGGGAAGTGGAAGAAGTCATGCATTTCAGAGCCAGGGAGAAGAACCCAGCAGAATGTCCCAGTCCATGCCATCAGTGTTTGGATCAGGTCAACCACCTACATCTGTTGCTCACGCGGAAAAGGATGCAAGTGCTGTTGGAGCAGTTCAGCAACATTTGGCAGGTGTGGGTCTAATGGAAACCGAGGATGGTGATGAAAGGAATGCTCGTAGTGGAGCTATGCAGTCATCAGAGGACTCCTCGCAGTTGGAGGGAAGTGACAAAAGTGACCTTGTTGGGGACAATCCCCCGGAGTCGTATCCTCCAGGTCTAGGTTGTCCAGGCTACCCCCCAGTGACGAGACTTCGCCACGTGGGTCAGGCAGGCTTCTCGGAGTCAGTGGAGGAACCTCCTTTAGTAGCCCAAGGACCTGCCCATCATGCAGAATCCAGAAGTCGAGCGGAACCAGCCTGGAGGGAGGGTCATCAGTGCGTCAGTCCGCAGTATTCAGCGGCAGGTTATGGAGCAGGAAGGGGGGCTCCAAGTGTTTTACAAACTCAGCACTACCCGCAGAGACATCCATATAGTCCTCAGCCAGGACACCCGGGTTTTCAACACCCAGGGTACGGTCCACACACTCAGCAACACACGCATCAGCACTACAGTCCACATCCACTCGCTGGGCCTGGTGCTGGAGCTTACACTCCTGCAGGCTACTCCAGCCAGCATGGGTACCCTCCTCCCTTTTACCCTGCGTATCAGGGGGAGCATTATCCCCGTTTAGAGCAGCCACCACCGCAACCCCCACGACAGCCCTTCCAACAGCCTCCGCTCTCCTTCCCAGGACAACAGCCGCCGACTGTGCTTCATTACCACTACCACGACCGTGGTGAGCCATCTCCTGGGACCACCGTCAACTACATCAAGAAGGTGGACCAGCTGATGATGGGCAATGAGGTGAACGTCAGGGAGACGAGGAGCAGGCCCAGTAGAGAGCAGGGTGAAGTCTTCAG AAATGACGATGAGCACCATCCATCAACTGAAGAGCCAAACGATGGTGACGAAGTCCAGCACACAGAGGATACCTCCAGAGGTGACATGCCCAGTGGTGGTCCGTCTTCCCTTGGTTCACCGCCAGCGTCTCGCCTGACACAGCCCGCTGACCAGAACATCGCTTCTCGTCTGACCGACACTGTGTCTCAAGACCGCAGCCGCgtgtcttctgtttcatctgcaC ATCATCAAGAAGAACCACAACCGTTTACCAGTGGCTTTCGCGACCTTCCCACCTCTCATCCTCAGTCACATGATGTCCCAAGTAGCTGCTACCCCTCTGAATCCAGTACCCTCAGACAGCAAGGTCGTGGAGTGGAGCAGTGGCACCAGCAGtatgaacaagaacaagaaacggATTTGAAAAGATTCATTGCTGGTCCGTCTGAAGATGAAAGCATGGGGGATTGTGACGATGGGGAAACAGACTTGAAGTCTAAAA GAGAGTCGCCTTGA